A window of Salmo trutta chromosome 5, fSalTru1.1, whole genome shotgun sequence contains these coding sequences:
- the LOC115193410 gene encoding somatostatin receptor type 1-like: protein MENMATNWTGDYPEYPTGLPYNSSLDYEDYDQELDASKIIIPSIYALVCCVGLTGNAMVIYVILKYAKMKTATNIYILNLAIADELFMLSVPFLATSAAVRHWPFGSLMCRLVLSVDGINMFTSIFCLTVLSVDRYVAVVHPIKAARYRRPTVAKVVNVCVWGLSLLVILPIIIFADTVPAQDGGVDCNFLWPEAAWSVAFVVYTFLLGFLLPVGAICLCYCLMVARMRAVGLKAGWLQRRRSEKKITRMVLCIVAVFVLCWMPFYIVQLVSVFYRPPDAMVTQLFVILSYANSGANPILYGFVSDNFRRSFQRIVCFRWLESGLDGEQVDYRAVALKRQATNGQKDFPKECLASDMVFRNGTCTSRTTTL, encoded by the coding sequence ATGGAAAACAtggccaccaactggactggtgACTACCCAGAATACCCCACCGGCCTACCCTACAACTCCAGCCTAGACTATGAGGACTACGACCAGGAACTTGATGCCAGTAAGATCATCATCCCCTCCATCTACGCACTGGTCTGCTGTGTGGGTCTTACAGGCAATGCCATGGTCATCTATGTCATCCTCAAATACGCCAAGATGAAAACTGCCaccaatatttatatattaaatCTGGCAATTGCAGATGAACTGTTTATGTTGAGTGTTCCGTTCTTGGCGACATCGGCGGCTGTACGTCATTGGCCGTTTGGCTCGCTCATGTGCCGTCTGGTGTTGAGCGTGGACGGTATCAACATGTTTACATCTATCTTCTGTCTGACGGTGTTGAGCGTGGACCGATATGTGGCCGTGGTTCACCCTATCAAGGCTGCCCGCTATCGCCGTCCCACCGTGGCAAAGGTGGTCAATGTCTGCGTGTGGGGCCTCTCGCTCCTCGTCATCCTCCCCATCATCATCTTTGCTGACACGGTCCCGGCGCAGGACGGTGGCGTGGACTGCAACTTCCTGTGGCCTGAGGCTGCATGGTCAGTGGCATTCGTGGTGTACACCTTCCTGCTCGGCTTCCTGCTTCCTGTAGGTGCTATCTGCCTCTGCTACTGCCTGATGGTGGCGCGCATGCGTGCAGTCGGGCTCAAAGCCGGTTGGCTGCAGCGAAGGCGCTCGGAGAAAAAGATCACGCGGATGGTGTTGTGCATCGTGGCGGTCTTCGTGCTCTGCTGGATGCCCTTCTACATCGTCCAGCTGGTCAGCGTGTTCTACCGCCCCCCGGACGCTATGGTCACCCAGCTCTTTGTCATCCTGAGTTACGCCAACAGCGGCGCCAACCCCATCCTCTACGGCTTCGTGTCCGATAACTTCCGGCGGTCGTTCCAGAGGATTGTGTGTTTCCGTTGGTTGGAGTCTGGGCTGGATGGAGAACAGGTGGACTACCGTGCCGTAGCTCTGAAGAGACAGGCCACCAATGGACAAAAAGACTTCCCTAAGGAATGTCTGGCATCTGATATGGTGTTCCGGAATGGGACATGCACGTCACGCACTACTACACTGTGA